Genomic segment of Citrus sinensis cultivar Valencia sweet orange chromosome 7, DVS_A1.0, whole genome shotgun sequence:
ATTTGTGCAGCTTTTCCTAAGCTTAGAAAATACGAGAATAATGGGATGTAATATCATTTTGTtgttaatttagtaaaataattcTCCTTCTTAagcttctctttctttcttttctttttatatttttcatgaaCTTCTTGTGAACTAGTTGTAGCATCTGATGTCATGTTGACTAGAAGTGTCAATATCTTAATAGGATTGTCATTAGCTTATTTTAGCTTATTTTAAATGGAATTTCTCAGTGTAGACagtatttcaatttttatctgGGTTTTGCTGACTCTTTTCTCTTCCAATTTCTATACCCTAGGTAATGATGAAGGACCAATATGCAAATTATGTGGTTCAGAAGATTCTGGAAAAATGCAATGAGAAACTGCGAGAAACATTAATCAGTCGTATCAGAGTTCATTGTGATGCCTTGAAGAAATATACCTATGGTAAACACATAGTTGCTCGGTTTGAGCAACTTTATGGTGAAGGTGCGTAAATTCTCTTTTTGATTTCATGAAGGTGTGTATATTTTGTTTGATAGGGTATTTATGTTTTTGCATTTAGGCACAGATCACATATGACTGAAagactttaatttctttgtgagaaagTTCTAGATTATCTTCTAAACAACAAATACCGTTAAGTACCAGttataataaagttttttCTTCACACAGTTACCATTATTATCACCTTTCATTCCTGTGAAAGCAACCCATTACGCCCTAGGATTTGGTTTTGCCCGAAGCATCGGACCAATGATTACCCATGACTTCCGGGTACCACTAGTGCCACATCATTTCTGTTATGTTCATTCTATTACCACTGTTCATCATCAAATCAACAAATATGTTGCACAATATGAAGCTCTTTCTTCATAGTACCGTCAACATCACCGTCTTTCTGATATACAATATCACTCCCACGTATGTGCTTGTTAAATCCCAGCTAAATGTAGCATCCACTGCATCTATATCCATTTCAACATATTAAGCGGTTGCGtgatatttaagatttttctttgtataacTATCAGCTCCAACATATTACCATTTATACGATAGTCCAGGACACCATTTTCACATGCATTCTTTGATCAGTATGTGAACATGGGATCGACGATAGGCGATCGCATTCCTTGTTCCAACATTAACACCCAAGGTTTGGGGTTTAGGATCTTCTGTTGGTATCGCACTGTATTATTGTTGCTTACACTTTATTGCAATATATACGACTTCTAGAAATGCTCCATTATGCATTCCAAGTGCTATTGATACGCTAATTGCTTGAATCGAATTCACTGTAGAATGCTGATGTCCGATCACTGACATGCAGAAAGCCAACCCTCGGAAGCGTAGAATGGAAAGTGGAACTTTGTTCGAATTTCCGGCAAACTCGCGTGTAGACAAAAGCATACACAATACAAGCAGAATTGCTGGGGGCTCAAAAGCGTGAGATGAGCAAAGCCTCGTATCATTCTTTTGCAAAACCATGCCGCTCGGGTGGCTGATCATAATAGTTGCCAGTTTGATAGTAGTAAGTAAATAGATgcaaataacatatatatatatatatatatatatatatataatctatGAATTATCTTCATACTCTTGTGTTTATGTAAACCTGtctatagaaataattaatggtGATTGGTCTGATAGTAAGTGTGCTTGGATTTTTGCTTTGCAAAATTGTTGGGTCTATAAAGAAGGTAGCAGTTTTATTTGCTTCATTGATATTGTGTTTTCAAGTTTGGCTcatttggaaaattaaatctttcGATTCCTCCTGAGTGGGATCAAAACCCTTGCATCTGTTGTGCTATTTAAGTACTTTACCCAGTTTTGTTATCAGacactaaaataaaatccgTTAACGAAGGAGACAGCAGCAAAATTCGGGGCCTGGTCCGACTCGGCACGGGCTCAGTGGACTTGAGTAAGACCGGATGCATAAGGGTTAAGTGCTTGTTGGTGTAGTTTATAAGTGTTTGTTTAATCTCATAaggtttaattaaaatttttgttattatttaattttttttaataaaatttttgaagattaaataagttattttatttttatttgtaaaagtttaaattttatggttttGGAAATAGAGAttgaaaagtttatttttttaaaatgttaaaatatttaaaatattatttatttaataatcttattttatttatttatgttataattttgaaaattttatttattaaagtaatttttaattttaataaaatttattattgacaattaaacaattaaaatttttgaataaaagttttatcaataaaaatttaacttaaataaattttactccaAAAACTGTACTGAATGGAGCTAGGGGATATTCgttcttgatttttttgggaaataaaGAGGGGTTTATTTggaattaacaataattagaggggtagtttatgaaattaactaaaaacaCCTAGAAGGGGTGCTCGGCTGAGCAATATCCCGGCCCAATGGTGGGAGGGCCGAGCTGggctttaatattttaatcccGGACTcattcttcatctttttcttcttttataaacccgtttataattaaaatctcaaCTCAATCCAAAAGGCAAACTAAAAACATTTACTTTCTTTCTTCGgtaaaagtttatttagtctctatattttaagattagtgtcTGTTTAGTctctgtattttttaaaatgtttcaaaacatccatgccgttaaagtattgatacccctactgttactttttatttcttttggcttacttttgtaatattatccttttataacaattttttttggacattaaaaaaaaataattaaattaccaatttcaccctagaagataaaaaaattatattaatttttttacaagcactatttgcacacttggtagtttgcatacaatttttgacaattaaaaattaattttttttaattttttaaggttaaattggtaattttattattttatttttattaatatccaaaaaaaattattataaaagggtaatattgtaaaagtaagccaaaagaaataaaaagtaataatttaattattgacaattaaaaattaatataatttttttagggtgaaattagtaatttaattatttctttttattaatgtccaaacaaaaaaattattataaaatggtaatattataaaagtaagtcaaaagaaataaaaaataacggtaggagtatcaatactttaacggcatGAATGTTTTgaggcatttttaaaaatacaaggaCTAAACGaacactaatcttaaaatataaggactaaatgagcttttacccttCTTTCTTTACAACTAtcaaaatagtttaaaaacttatttctttcaaacaaatttaaaaaattaaggctTCGAGAAACCTAGCCCGAAGGCCGGGCTTAAGTCTAAAAATGCCCAGTCAGGCCCGACCTCATCCGGCTTATTTGCTATCTCTAACTAAAATGTAGAGAGTTATACTTGGATCAAACTGGATTGAGTTGGGATACGATTGAACATAATCCTTACAAATTATAGCTAGCTTTCTCCGGACTACGCCCAAAACCAGTAATTCAACTTACATTGCTAGCCGAATAACCAAAATTGTGAGAATTAATCTTCGCACAATGAGTGCACACAACATTTCAAACGTATAAGTTGATTGCAAAATATTGGTGTAATAACAAAGTCTTCcatgggagataatctcttccAACTACAACCATTGGGACACCATTGGTACTTGAATACACTACATTTAAAGATCAAACGGAAAAAGATTCAATAGAAActggaaaattgaaaaaagaagtgAACAAAAACCAAATTTTACATAAGTACCTGAgtagttgaaaaaaattgttaggTTTCCAGTCACCAAAACTACCCAGAAACTATCAATCCTTATTTTTccgcttcttcttcttcttcttctccttcttacTTGGTGTTTCCGACTCCTCTTCATTATCTTCAGaatgttttctcttctttttcttcttcttccctgCATCGATGCTCTCCTCATCGGCCTCAGcttcttgttttttctttttcttgtcttttttAACCGAATCTTCATTTTCTGCCTTGGCATCGCCATTTGCATCCTTGTCATCGGCTTTCTtgctgtttttctttttcttttctttcttctcttcacTGACAACAATCTCCTGTGATGCTTTCTCTACCTCATTTCCATCAGCAGCATTTTCCGTTAGACCAAGAACGGAATCCGCTGCAGGATTATAAGTCTGCAAAAAGCAGATTAAACAAACATAGTCTTCTCTAGGAGgaccaaaaagaaatttgagaaaggaaaggaaagaGGTAAAAAGGCAGACCTTGGCAGCAGTTATCATTGCCCCAGGCCCCTTCTTTCGGTCCTTGTCATAAACTTCAAGCTTAGGCTTTCCTTTAGCAGACCCAGCAGCACGACTCAATTCTTTGCCTTCAAGATTCCTGAGCCGTGCTTCAAGCTGCAAATAATTGTGCGTGAGAAACTTGTTCACATAACAAAAAGTAGGCAAGAATGAATCAAATGTTTGTAGCATACCTTGGCACGATTCTCCAGTCCCATAGAGTTATCTTGGTCATCACCAAGAGCATCACATCGAATTGCTAATGCAGTTTTGGCCGCAAGTGACCGGGAAATTTTGCCCTTATGCTTTGGGGCTGCCTGACCAACAAGGGACGCATGGTAGATAAGCCCGTACTTGGGAGTTGCATGCTTAGTCTTCAGTGCTCTGAAAAGAGCCTTTTCTGCACCAAGAATCTGAACAGTACTCCCAGGCTGCTTCGCAAGATTCAACAAGCTGCCTCCATGGGCAATGAGGCGAGCTCCAACAAGCTCTCCGACAAGAGCAGTCAAATTTGGAGCAACTGTATTCATTCTACTTTTCAGATAGTCATACAGTTGAGCTCTGTACTCAGCAAGAGACAGAACCTGGTTACAAAGTTCTTTAATGTTCAACAAATCAAGATCACTAACTTCCGTTCCCATGGAAATCATAGCTGCCTCTTTCAACCCTGCCTCTACTTCTTCGGGCAAAATCTAGAAATATCAGACaaggcaaaaaaataaaatgatgagAATGACCAACTTGATCTGTcctctacaaaaataaaaagaggggaaaaaaaaagcagagatttaaatttatgtcaaCACAATGGTTATATCACTTAACTATGATATTATTACACCGTAACAAACTCTCAAACAAAGAAGTTTATGTAGGAGTGTTCACTAACCAAAATGTCACATCGGCCTAAATTTAGGACAAACAAATAGACAAGGCACATGTGAATAGAtagctttaaaaaattttgcaaGTCaccaaatgaaattgaaacctTTAATACGAACACTACGCAATTACCATAAGTAAACCAATCCAAAATCTACCTCAGAAAAGTCAAGCTTTGCAGCATTAGTGCGGTTGCCCATAAACTTCACGGCTTTAGCATACAGGATATTGTCTTGGATGATCTTTGTAAGCTCCGGAAAATGCCATCCATACCACTCACGAACACGCATCGCATAGGTATTGAGCTCTTTATCAAGATCGTCAAGCAAACCAATTGCCTGAATGATCATTGTATCCACCTAAAACAAGAACCAGAACTAGAGTTTCAGCCCCAAGTCAGAAGATTAGACTAAAAGACCATTATGTTTATCTAACaatcaaaaactcaaaatactCCTACCCCTTGCTGGCCAAAGCAGACACaatatttaacattttaaacaaTACCGGTGATTGAATTTTAGTTCATCTAGGACCAACTTGTCCTTAAAAGAGAATTGAATCctcaaacaaaaacaaagagataatagtatattaattgttaacaCTTTGTGGACAAAAGGCAAGCAATTGGTTTCAGAAAGGAAATAGCAGAGAAATATGTAAGTATTTACACAAAAGCACACACATATGTTTACACATAAACCAGGCCCTCACACACACAGTCAGTAACTGGGCTGCAAAACACGAGATATGAATCCCTTTCAATACCCTAATAATCTACCCACAGATCAAACCATAGACCTTTCACTTATAAAAATGTCAgtcaattaatttcaattaagaaCGAAAACAACTTCTTTAACTTATGATAAGCAGATGAAAAGGGAATTAACATACAAAAATTACCTTGTCAGCACTGAACTTGAGCTTGTATCTAGACAAGCTATGAGACAAACCCAAACTCATTGGTTGAATATCTTGAACAGCTAGACCTGATATGAGCTCTGTCAACTGACTCCTCACACCTCTCATCAACTCCATCACAGCATTGTTGTGAACACATTCTATTTtctgcaaaaacaaaaaatactataacacaaaagaagaagcaaacaacattaaaaaaaaaatacaaaaaaaaattaaccagtTTGTCCTTGATTGCATTTCCAAGCTTCGAATCGGCCACACCTAATGTTTCACCGTCACAGTGAGCGCGCAGGAATTTACGAAGATCTTTGGTGGGTTTGCTTTCCAGCAAGCATGTAGCTGCTTTCAGAGCTTCTGATGTATTCTCAAACTTTGAAAAAGCTTTCAGCTTCACAATCTGTTGTAGGATATCAAGGAACAGTTAGATTTTCATTCTCAAAGTTaagcataaaatttttaaaaaatgcccATTTGAAATTCCCATATGTTTCAAACATTTCATATAAAGGGCAAGCttaaaaaaggggaaaattACCTGTCTAGCAGAATCTGGCCTGTTAAACTCTTGCCCCAAACCCTGAAGCAACGCCAAGTTAAAATCAATAGCAGAGTAAAAATGGCGAAACAAGGTTATTGCGTTTGTAttaaagattattaatttacctcAAATTTAGAGAGCTTCCCTTCGTCCAATACTTTAAAAAGGGCAAAACCCGCCGCAGTTTCGAATAAAactaacatttttttcttctgtttaGCAAGAGCTTTGTTTCGAAGAAGAGGACGAATAAGAAGAAGGGGGCACCGGCGACGGCGTGACTGTGAGGTGACGGAGTGATAGCGCCGGCGGTGTGAATTGATAGTGATTGACTGAGACGGATAGTAAGAGTGGCTGTGAGtcagggtttagggttttgtttttgaaaagaGTTGAGGTGTAATTCTCAGTTTTGTCCTCTGTGTTTTGGGTTATTTGCAACTAGATGGCGAAGATGCGTTTATTAATGAAGACCCCCCTACGTGATTTTAGTGTTTAGTTGGCCACTTGGCCTCtgtttagggatggcaattgtacccgcaaacccgcaAATCCGtccaaacccacccgccaaaacccgcccgttgcgggtaattttacccattgcgggcgggtttagtattataaattaaaacccgcacatggatgcgggtgggtttggtattaacttTATATCCagtggatacccgcatggatatccaccaaacccgcaatatttttttcaaatatttttaatttaattttaatctaaaaatgtataaagaaaataatgtcattaattaaattaccaaatagccaaaggctcaaagttgtgtatgtgtgtatgtggccTATatcctattctaaagtcataatctaaagaaaactaaaggtattttccttcgaattagtatttgaaaatattaatcttaattattattataggcattgtgttggatgggtgcttatggtggtgaatgaaatgaatatcttctcttggagcttgttttaaatgataatatgaaatgtaattattatttttagatactaatttgtgttttttaaatggatttgtgtaatttatacttaaatttgagaatttgtgttgaattgatgtggaaattttaatttttcatttacattatttaaatataaaatcgagtatgttatatggaatttgaggttattattataaatttatatattaaacatttgtgattttaaatacggaaacccgcaaaaaatccgccggataccattgcgggtttagtaattgttaaaacccgctgcgggtgggtttttgtaaaaaaattaaaacccgctgcgggttgcagatgggtttggtaatttaaattttgtgcgggtttgggtttggtaatggcaaacccgctgcgggcggtgcccattgccatccctacctCTGTTAGTTGGAGGAGGGTAAAATCGTAAAGCATATGAAAATTACACAGAAAATGCTCAGTTTTCAATGAAGTTAAAGGTCaaacttaaaatatcaataatttattaaaaatcgaCAATATTAAGAATCTTAATATATAATCTCAATATTATgcgttatttatttattaaataatatatttcataatttataaaattacttaaccctcatttaataaattaatgttgtatcaattaaaatttaaattgaaatttagaCGGTAAAATATCTTGCATTACTCttaaaatatgtaatattGTTGGTTGCTTTAACCTTTGATCGACACAATGACAGTGCTTTGAAGGTGTTTGAATGAAATGTTTAGTTGAAGCTTAAAGTTTAATATCGTTGgacattttattttaggttTGATTTTGGAGAGACGGATATGTGAAGCAAAAGAATTGGGCGGAGTCATTGTCAGTGGGGTAAAGGATTATAAGACCAGATGTTTCTTTCTATAATTCTGTCCTGGAAGTTTGCTGAAGATAAAACGAAATCATgaggggtaaaattgtcataaTACGGTAGTTGTAGTTTTGGCGCCAAAAGTGAGTGCAGGTTTCAGGGGCTTCAGGCCTTGATTTTGCTAAAGGACATTTGGTACTTTCGTGGTCAACTAACAGtcaacaagaaaaattaaccGAAGTCACCTCGCCAGGGGGGTCTTCACTAATAAACGCATCTTCGCGGTCCAGTTGCAAATAGCCCAAAACACTGGGGCAAAAACTAAGAATTACCCAACCTGACGCCCCACAAGCTGAATCCCCTTTATATGGATGGAACCAGCCATGCAGAGCAAAAGTTTGAATGCATTTTGCAAA
This window contains:
- the LOC102607893 gene encoding probable nucleolar protein 5-2, which translates into the protein MLVLFETAAGFALFKVLDEGKLSKFEGLGQEFNRPDSARQIVKLKAFSKFENTSEALKAATCLLESKPTKDLRKFLRAHCDGETLGVADSKLGNAIKDKLKIECVHNNAVMELMRGVRSQLTELISGLAVQDIQPMSLGLSHSLSRYKLKFSADKVDTMIIQAIGLLDDLDKELNTYAMRVREWYGWHFPELTKIIQDNILYAKAVKFMGNRTNAAKLDFSEILPEEVEAGLKEAAMISMGTEVSDLDLLNIKELCNQVLSLAEYRAQLYDYLKSRMNTVAPNLTALVGELVGARLIAHGGSLLNLAKQPGSTVQILGAEKALFRALKTKHATPKYGLIYHASLVGQAAPKHKGKISRSLAAKTALAIRCDALGDDQDNSMGLENRAKLEARLRNLEGKELSRAAGSAKGKPKLEVYDKDRKKGPGAMITAAKTYNPAADSVLGLTENAADGNEVEKASQEIVVSEEKKEKKKKNSKKADDKDANGDAKAENEDSVKKDKKKKKQEAEADEESIDAGKKKKKKRKHSEDNEEESETPSKKEKKKKKKRKNKD